A stretch of Malus sylvestris chromosome 11, drMalSylv7.2, whole genome shotgun sequence DNA encodes these proteins:
- the LOC126589059 gene encoding putative disease resistance RPP13-like protein 1, with the protein MALEVVGGAALSGFFQQVFVKLDSQEVKNFIRGKKLTDGLLEKLSIELMSVDAVYYDAEQKQLRDPRVKQWLHKLKEAVLRAEDLLDEIKTEALRRKIEAEFGSCTSKVQDLISASFHAFDESVDTKIEEILERLSSISKQKDVFGLKERCSHRSSQTLPSTSLVEGSEVYGRNHDTEIIIQLLLSDDVTCNTIGVIPIVGMGGIGKTTLAQLLYNDERVKQRFEPRAWT; encoded by the exons ATGGCGTTGGAGGTGGTAGGTGGAGCCGCTCTCTCAGGTTTCTTCCAGCAAGTATTTGTGAAGTTGGATTCTCAGGAGGTCAAGAACTTCATTAGAGGAAAGAAATTGACTGATGGGTTGCTGGAGAAGTTGAGCATCGAGTTGATGTCTGTCGATGCTGTTTATTATGATGCCGAGCAAAAGCAATTACGTGACCCAAGGGTGAAGCAGTGGCTGCATAAGCTTAAAGAGGCAGTCTTACGTGCTGAGGACCTACTGGACGAGATCAAGACAGAAGCGTTAAGGCGGAAAATTGAAGCAGAATTTGGAAGTTGCACAAGCAAGGTACAAGACCTCATATCTGCTTCTTTCCATGCTTTTGATGAGTCTGTAGACACCAAGATAGAGGAAATTCTTGAGAGGCTAAGCTCCATTTCAAAACAAAAGGATGTTTTCGGTTTGAAAGAACGTTGTAGTCACAGAAGCTCACAAACATTGCCTTCAACTTCTTTAGTAGAAGGCTCTGAAGTGTATGGAAGAAATCATGACACGGAAATCATCATTCAATTGTTGCTATCAGATGATGTTACTTGTAATACGATTGGCGTCATTCCCATCGTGGGCATGGGTGGGATCGGAAAGACCACCCTTGCTCAGCTCTTATACAATGATGAGAGAGTGAAGCAGCGTTTTGAGCCCCGAGCATGG ACCTAA